CACCCCTACCACCAGAAATCAAATCACCATAACCAGTGCGGTTTACTTTATCCTTTCCCTCGCAGTAATGTGGGGCATTGCTTCGGGAGTAGGCATAGTTGCAGCAAACGCTTTTCAGCCCGATGCACTGGATATAGAAACGTTCCTGACTCTAAACCTCGGAGTTTTCCTATATCACTTGGTGATAAGCGGTATATGCTTTTGTGCTTCATGCGTATTCAATACCTCTAAGGACTCTCTAACATTGGGAGCGGGCATACCTCTGTTCTTCTTCGTCGTAAGCCTGTTTATCAAATTATCTCCCGACTTGGACTTCTTGAAATACGTAACATTGAATACATTGTTCGATACTCAAAATATACTGCTGGGAAGCGGTTACGGCACGGAATTCATAGTAATGGGAGTTATATCTCTTGTACTATATATCACGGGTATAGTATGGTTTAACAAAAAAGATTTACCGCTTTAAAATATAACTTCCGCAAAACAATCCTAAAACCTCTCTGTAAAAACAGAGAGGTTTTTTATAACTCATTGAACTTACTTTTATAAAATGATGATATTGTTAAAAACCCAACTGACAGATTTCCGACTGCATTTTATAGTCGTGACTCCCCTAAGTCAATAAAAAATCATTTAAACTTTTATTTAAGACTTCGGGCAGCGGTCGTTTCAAAAATCTATTATTCATCAATAGCTGATAAATCTTTTGTGTAATCAGCATATGAAAGCGGAAGGATGTTTAATATCTCTTTTAGCGAAGCTTTAAGCTTCTGCGTTGAGAAAGGTCTTTTCTTCCATTTTGTGACTATTAAAAGACTTCGAAAAAAGCTTACTAAAATTTACTTAAGTAAATTTTAGATGTGTGAAACACAATTAATAACACCAGAGGATTTGCTTCAGTATTATTTGCGAGTAGGATAAGCAAAGAATAGCGAGGTTTTAAAAGAGTGGAATCCCTTTGAATTTTGTTTCTTTTAAAAAGGAAACTTAAGTATAAATATAAATAAAAATGTATAAAAATAAAAAAGTGCTTGATTTTTAGGTAAAATCATAGTAAACTTTTATTAATTTCAAAGGGAATAAACGGAGGATTAATTATGAAATTGAAAAAAGTCATGGCAGTTACAATGGCTGCACTAATGAGCCTTGCCGTATTTGCGGGATGCGGTAACAAAGATAATGCGAACAGCTCTGAAGTAAAACTTGTAAAAGAAGGAACTCTTACCGTAGGTCTTGAAGCTTCTTATCCGCCAATGGAATACATAGACGAAAAGACAGGCGAACTTGCGGGATTCGATATCGAGCTTGCTAAAGCTATCGCTAAAGATATGGGACTTGAAGTTGAATTCGTTCAAGTTGGGTTCGACGCTATATTTGCAGGTCTTGACGCAGATAAATATGATGTTGCGATTTCCGCTATCAGCGTAAACAAAGACAGACAGGAAACTTTGGCTTTATCAGACACTTACCTTGCCAATCAGCAAGTAGTTATTTCAGCTAAAGACGGAAAACAAATCAAATCGGTTAAAGAACTAAGCGGCAAAAAAGTTGCGGTTCAAGTAGGTACAACAGCCGATGAAGCTTGTCAGTACTATCAGGAAAAAGAAGGTCTTGAATTCGACTTACAGCAATTAGACGATATGACGGCTGCTTTCCTAGCTTTAAAGAGCGGAAATGTTGACTGTGTAGTAACAGACTTGGTAGTTGGTGATTACTATGTAAACAACTTCCCTAAAGATTATGTAAAATCTTGCGATAAACTTACAAACGAACCTATCGCTATTGCAGCTAAAAAATCAAATACAGCTTTAATAGCCGAAATTAACAAATCTTTAAAATCACTTATCGACAGCGGCAAAACATCTGAAATTTCCAAAAAACTGTTCGGTGAAGATTTAACAAAGAATATCGACGCTAACTTAAAGAACTACGATGAATAAAAATCAACATAAAAAAAGAGTCTGACATAGGCTCTTTTTTATTTATTAAAAAGGTATAAAGATTTTTAACATATCATTAATATAGTATAAATATACATAAATATTTATAAAAATTAACAAAAACTATTGCATTTATTTACATTGTGTAGTATATTTAGATGTAAATTTTTTACTTATTTTTGGAGGAAATACAATATGAAAAAAGGAAAGAAAATCGCGGCTATAGTTCTAACATCTGTTTTGGGATTCAGCTTACTCAGCGGCTGCGGTTCTAAAGATACGGTTTCGGCGGAAGCTCAGTTTACAAAGGACAAAACATTGGTTGTAGGAATAGACAATACATATCCCCCTATGGAATACGTGGACAAAAACGGCAAGACGGTCGGTTTCGATATCGAATTTGCAAAAGCCATAGGAGAAAAAATGGGAAGGAAAGTCGAGTTCGTAAACAGCTCATGGGACGCTATTTTCGCGGGGCTAGACGCAGATAAATACGACCTTGTGATCTCCTCTGTGGGAGTAAATAAAGACAGACAGGAACAGCTTGCACTATCAAATCCTTATCTTGCAAATCAGCAGGTAATAATTTCATCTAAAAGCGGAAAACAAATCAAATCCGTTGAAGAACTTGCAGGTAAAAAAGTAGGCGTACAAGTAAGTACAACTTCGAATGATACATGTAATTATTACTTATCAAAGGGAATCGATTTTGATTTAAGAGAATACGACGGAATGACCGAAGCATTCGTAGCTCTTGAAGGAGGAAGTGTCGACTGCGTAGTGACAGACCTTGTGGTCGGAGAATATTACGTTCATAAAAATACAAATAAATTTGTAAAGACATGCGATAAACTCACAAACGAACCAATCGCGGTTGCGGCTAAAAAAAGCAATCAGGCTCTTATAGATAAAATCAATCCTATACTCGAAGAACTAAGCAAAGACGGAACGATGACAAAAATATCAAAGAAAGTATTTGGTAAAGATTTAACACAAAATATAGATACGACTTTAAAAGGATATGACGAATAACCGTATATATTGTGGTATTAGAGAAAAAAGTAAGAGGTCTGCTTGCCAGGCTTCTTGTTTTATTATATAATGTAAAAGATTAAACGTAAAATAGGAGAAAATATTATGACTAGTGTGCAGATTTCGAAATTGGCAGCAGGAACAGTGTCGACCATAGAACTTACTCTTATAAGTATAGTTCTCGGTATGATACTCGCTCTTGTGATTGCATTTATGAGCATCGGCAGAAATAAAATATTAAAAGGGATTGCATGGATCTATACTTGGGTGTTCAGAGGAACTCCTCTGCTTCTTCAAATAATGGTAGTATATTTTGCCATACCTTTAATGGTAAAACAAATGGTGGGTTCACCGCTGAATTTCGAACCGTTCACAGCGGCTATCATAGCCCTTACATTAAATACGGCAGCTTATACTTCTGAAATATTCAGAGCGGGTATCCAGTCAATAGACAAAGGTCAGATGGAAGCGGCAAAAGCCCTCGGGATGACTTACTCTCAGGCAATGTTCAAAGTAATAATACCTCAGACGGTTTCAAGGGTAATACCTCCTTTCGCAAATGAGTTTATCATGATATTAAAGGATACATCTTTGGTTTCAACTATAGGTATGGCCGACTTGATGAGAGTTTCGAAACAATTTGCGGCAAGCGGTGACTGGAGCTACTACTTTGTGGCAGGCGGGATATATTTGGTACTTACATCGGTATGTATAGTATTATTCCAAAGACTCGAAAAGAAAACCAGCAGGTACATTTAGGAGGATATTATGAGCAGTGTAAAAGTAGAAAACGTAAAAAAAGATTTTGGTGAACTAAGTGTACTCAAAGATATAAATCTTACAATTGAAAAAGGTGAAGTCGTTTGTATAATCGGTCCTTCGGGGTCGGGTAAAAGTACATTTCTAAGATGTCTAAACCACTTAGAAAAATTGACTTCAGGCAAAATATACATAGACGATGAACTCGTTTTTCACAGAGAAAATGATAAAAGTGTAGTAAAGACTGAAAAGGAAAAGCTTGTTGAGATACGTACAAAGATAGGCATGGTATTCCAAAGATTCAATTTATTCCCTCATAAGACGGTTCTTGAAAATGTAACACTTTCTCCAATGGTAGTTAAAAAGGTGGGAAAAGAAGAAATAGAAAAGAAAGCCTATGAACTTTTGGATATGGTCGGACTCAGAGATAAAGCAGACGAATATCCAAACAGATTATCGGGAGGTCAGCAGCAAAGGGTCGCTATAGCCAGAGCCCTTGCAATGGATCCCGAAATAATGCTTTTCGATGAAGCAACATCAGCTCTTGACCCGGAACTTGTAGGAGAAGTTTTGGAAGTTATGAAAAACTTGGCTAAAAAACATTCCATGACCATGATAGTCGTTACTCATGAAATGGGCTTTGCAAAAGAAGTAGCGGACAGAGTCATATTCATGGCTGACGGTGTGGTGGTTGAAGAAGGTCCCGCGAGAGAACTTATCGACAATCCTAAACACGAAAGAACGAAAAAATTCTTAAATAAAGTTTTATAAAAATCAAAGAAGTAAGTTTTCTTACTTCTTTTTTAATGCCATTTAATTTACAATCAAACAATAAATTTATTTATCTTATATAGATTTTTATGAAATAAAAAAGACCGACTTATATCGGTCTTTTGATTTATTATTATTTTACCTTAGGAGTCCTTATAGGTTTGGTGAATGAACTCTTAACGCTTCCTCTTACCGTTCTTACTTTGTAATAGTATCTCTTGCCCTTTTTAAGCTTCTTGTTTGTGAATTTGTTGGACGTTGTGGTCTTTACCTTTTTGTAGCCTTTTGTTTTCTTTGTTGAACGGTAAATTTCATATTTCTTACCGCCCGTTGCTTTTTTGAAAGATAAAGTCACTTTTCTTTTACCCGCTTTTGCTTTTACTTTTGTTGGGGCTTTTAAAGTCGCAACTTTTATTTCGGTCAATGCCAATTCCATACTGCTGCCGGTCTCGTCGGTAGCATCAGCTATCCCTACAACTACATAATTTGCACCGTTTGGAGCTTTCTTGGTATTAAGTGTCGTTTTATATGTATAAGTTCCTTTAAAAAGTTTTGTACTTCCTTCGGATAAAGTTTGACCTTTTGAACCCATTAAAAAACTGACTACTCCTGTATATCCGTTACCGAACGGATCTTTTACAGTTGCCGTCACATTTATTTTTTCACCCTTATAATATACTTTCTTATGAGTAGGTGAAGAAATTTTTACATACTTATTTGTAACTACTTGTCTCGGTGACTTTACATTTAACGATTTTTTCGGAGTAGCTGCGCTTACAGCAGACACACAGGAAAACATAAATAAAGACGCAACCAAACCGCATAATATTTTTTTAGAATTTTTCATATTCAAATTCCCTCCTTATCTTAATCACAATTTTATCACACATCATCCTACTTTGCAATTCGTTTTCATAAAAAACAAATAAAAAATAACTGCTCCTAAATCGAACAGTTATTAATCAATTTTTTATACTAAAGCAGTATCGAAGATTTTTTCCAAATCTTTGGACGATAAATCTTCCTTCTTGTAAAGAAGTTTTGCGAGCTTATTTATAGCTTCCACATTCGATTTTATAATGTCTTTCGCTTTCAAATAAGTAGAGTCCAATATTTTCGTTACTTCTTCGTCTATTTCATCTTTAAAAATAGTATCATTTTTGATATCAAAAGTCTTATTTTTATATTTGCTCATCCCATATTCGCATACCATGGAATTGGCAAGCTCGTTTGCCTTTGCTATATCATTTTGAGCACCTGTGCTTATTTCTCCGAATATTATCTCTTCGCTGGCTCTTCCCGCAAGAAGCATACAGATTTTTTCTTCGAGTTCTTTCTTTGTGAGTATCAAGTTATCTTCTCCGCTTCCCGTAAGGACAAAACCGAGAGATACTCCGTATGGGACTATAGTTACCTTATCGGGAAGTACTCCGGTCAGAATGAAGCTCACGAGGGCATGACCCGCCTCATGAAAAGATACTATCCTTTTTTCCTTGTTATTTAAAATCATGCTCTTATTTTTGAGCCCCGCCATGGTTTTTATGATAGCTTTATCGAATTCATCGTTGGTTATTACTTTCCTGCCTTTTCTTATTGCCATAAGTGCCGACTCGTTTACTATATTTGCGAGATGTGCTCCGCTGAGTCCGTTTGTCTTTTCTACTATCTTTTGTATATCGAGATTTTTGGATACGGGTTTACCCTGAATATGATGATTTAAAATTTCTTTTCTCGTTATACTCGAAGGATTGCCCACATAAATATGTCTGTCAAATCTTCCAGGTCTTAAAAGTGCGCTGTCCAGCATATCCATCCTGTTTGTCGCCGCCATTACGACGACCCCCGTGTTTTCGCTGAAACCGTCAAGCTCTATTAAAAACTGATTTAATGTCTGGTCTCTCTCGGAATTATTATCGGTGCTTCGGCTTACTCCGATTGCATCAAGTTCATCTATAAAAATTATCGCAGGGGCTTTTTTTCTCGCTTTATCGAATAAAGCTCTTATCCTGCTTGCACCTATACCTACAAACTTTTCAATGAATTCACTTCCCGAAGCATACATGAACGTAGCTCCGCATTCCCCTGCCAAAGCTTTTGCTATAAGAGTTTTCCCTGTTCCGGGAGGTCCGTAAAGGAGTACTCCGCTGGGTATTTTCGCTCCGAACTTTTTATACTTTGCAGGCTTTGTCAAAAAGTCGCTTATTTCCAAAAGTTCTTCTTTTATTTCATCTAAACCCGCAACATTTGTAAAGTTTATATCGCTTTTTATGACCGCAGGATCTTCCGGTCTGTTACCCATAAATTTTATATATGAATTCTTCATCTTTGTCCCCCAATTTCATGTGCTAATGATATTATTGTTAACATTTTTGATTTTTATACTACTATGAAAAAAAATATTTTTTATTTATATTATGTGGTATAATAATATAAAAGCAGGAGGTTTTAATATGAACAAAGACGATTTATTAAACAAAGCAAGTGAATTTTTGGGAGAAGCAACAGAAAAAGCGAGACAATTTTCTTCGGAAGCTTTAGAAGCATCCAAGAGCTTTGCGGAAAGTGCAAAGAAAACAATTCAAGCAGAAAAATTGGATTATGAAATTTCAAGAAAATACAGAGAAATCGGTAAACTTGTATATTCAGCATATGAAGAAGAAGGTTCTTATGAACATGTGGCTGACGAACTATGTGAAGAAATAAACGCTTTATTCGATCAAATCATAGCAATCAAACTCGGAGAAGATGCCGATGTGAGCGATGAAGAAAAAGAAGGCATCATCGAAGAAGTTAATGATATAATCGAAGAAGATAACGAGGACGAAGAATAAAAATCAAAAGACGAGAAAATCTCGTCTTTTTTTTATTTTAATAAAGGGTTTCATCTGCCTTTATCAAATTAGGACATTTATAGTCTCCCCTGTTCATATGACATTTAGGCTTGCAGTGATAACAATAATTTATAGGTATGTCGTTCTTTGCCTTATACGCCCACTGATAGTCAGCAATAAGTTCTCTTCCTATAGCGGTAAAATCCGCATAGTTATTTTTTAGCAGATATTCTGCTCTTTCGGGAGTAGAAATCATATTAACGGCTATAACGGGAACGTCTACGGCTTCTTTGATAAGCTTAGCGGAATATACGCTGTAATTGAAATCGGGATTATCGGTTTTGAGTGTTACGTCTTCTTTGTTTGCATATGAAATATCGAGTACATCCACCCCCGCTTCTATAAGCATCTTCGCTCCTTTTATCCCGCTTTCTATATCGGGAACGCATGGTCCGTATCTATAGTATATAGGCATGTCTTCCCCTACGGCTTCTCTCACCGCTTTTATTACTTCTATCGGAAATCTAAACCTGTTCTCTAAACTTCCTCCGTACTCATCTGTCCTCTTATTGTAATTCGGCGCAGTAAATTCACATAACAAATATCCGTGAGCTCCGTGAAGTTCCACCGCTTTAAATCCCGCTTTCTTCGCTCTTAACGCCGCATTTACAAAATATTCTTTTACCTTGATAAGTTCTTCCTTTTTTACTTCCCTGCTTCCCTCGTAGTCAGGATGTGCACTGGCACCGTAAGGATGTTCGCTCAGTTTCCCCGCGGCTCTTACTCCGGGATTATGAAGCTGTATCACAGAGAAACAGTCGTTGTCGTTAATGACTTTTGCGATTTTTGACAGTCCCTCTACGAATTTATCATCCCATATACCAAGCTGATAGAATGGTCTTTGCGATTTATCCGTAGCGGCTGCTTCCACGATTATCGTTCCTATTTCGCTTTTCGCTCTCTTTTCATAATATGATACGTGCTTATCCGTAACATATCCGTCTTCCTTTGCCAGCATAAAAGTGACCATAGGCGGCATTACTATCCTATTCTTTATCTTATTCCCTTTTATTTCATATCCATCAAATAACATCATTTATTCTCCTTTGATGATTTAATAATAACTTTTATAAATATTGAATTTCTATGTTTTATAACCTATTCGTAAAATTTCAAAAACTTATATCAAATTTACTTTTATATTTTTAAAACAGATTTGAATCAGCATTCATTTTACATTTGTAATTTCCTATAATACAAATATATAAATTATTTGTGATTAAATTTTCTTTTACATTAGGAACTTAAAATATATTGTTAAAAATAATAACCATAATTTAAAACAAACCTTGTTCTAATATATACAAAACCATAATGATATAATTTTAGCTTTAAATATATTAACTATATTGATT
This region of Anaerofustis stercorihominis DSM 17244 genomic DNA includes:
- a CDS encoding ABC transporter substrate-binding protein, with amino-acid sequence MKKGKKIAAIVLTSVLGFSLLSGCGSKDTVSAEAQFTKDKTLVVGIDNTYPPMEYVDKNGKTVGFDIEFAKAIGEKMGRKVEFVNSSWDAIFAGLDADKYDLVISSVGVNKDRQEQLALSNPYLANQQVIISSKSGKQIKSVEELAGKKVGVQVSTTSNDTCNYYLSKGIDFDLREYDGMTEAFVALEGGSVDCVVTDLVVGEYYVHKNTNKFVKTCDKLTNEPIAVAAKKSNQALIDKINPILEELSKDGTMTKISKKVFGKDLTQNIDTTLKGYDE
- a CDS encoding fibronectin type III domain-containing protein; the protein is MKNSKKILCGLVASLFMFSCVSAVSAATPKKSLNVKSPRQVVTNKYVKISSPTHKKVYYKGEKINVTATVKDPFGNGYTGVVSFLMGSKGQTLSEGSTKLFKGTYTYKTTLNTKKAPNGANYVVVGIADATDETGSSMELALTEIKVATLKAPTKVKAKAGKRKVTLSFKKATGGKKYEIYRSTKKTKGYKKVKTTTSNKFTNKKLKKGKRYYYKVRTVRGSVKSSFTKPIRTPKVK
- a CDS encoding transporter substrate-binding domain-containing protein, yielding MKLKKVMAVTMAALMSLAVFAGCGNKDNANSSEVKLVKEGTLTVGLEASYPPMEYIDEKTGELAGFDIELAKAIAKDMGLEVEFVQVGFDAIFAGLDADKYDVAISAISVNKDRQETLALSDTYLANQQVVISAKDGKQIKSVKELSGKKVAVQVGTTADEACQYYQEKEGLEFDLQQLDDMTAAFLALKSGNVDCVVTDLVVGDYYVNNFPKDYVKSCDKLTNEPIAIAAKKSNTALIAEINKSLKSLIDSGKTSEISKKLFGEDLTKNIDANLKNYDE
- a CDS encoding NADH:flavin oxidoreductase; this translates as MMLFDGYEIKGNKIKNRIVMPPMVTFMLAKEDGYVTDKHVSYYEKRAKSEIGTIIVEAAATDKSQRPFYQLGIWDDKFVEGLSKIAKVINDNDCFSVIQLHNPGVRAAGKLSEHPYGASAHPDYEGSREVKKEELIKVKEYFVNAALRAKKAGFKAVELHGAHGYLLCEFTAPNYNKRTDEYGGSLENRFRFPIEVIKAVREAVGEDMPIYYRYGPCVPDIESGIKGAKMLIEAGVDVLDISYANKEDVTLKTDNPDFNYSVYSAKLIKEAVDVPVIAVNMISTPERAEYLLKNNYADFTAIGRELIADYQWAYKAKNDIPINYCYHCKPKCHMNRGDYKCPNLIKADETLY
- a CDS encoding ABC transporter permease subunit — protein: MFSFPYFKQTIKSNMKFLLAFTAVLCIFLTVMCYVFTPQAMSGLQSATAGTLAGNLLSGNGTLVGFMSNSFYALMAIIFPMVYSIMVGNRMIAEKIDKGSMTGFLSTPTTRNQITITSAVYFILSLAVMWGIASGVGIVAANAFQPDALDIETFLTLNLGVFLYHLVISGICFCASCVFNTSKDSLTLGAGIPLFFFVVSLFIKLSPDLDFLKYVTLNTLFDTQNILLGSGYGTEFIVMGVISLVLYITGIVWFNKKDLPL
- the ehuA gene encoding ectoine/hydroxyectoine ABC transporter ATP-binding protein EhuA, with protein sequence MSSVKVENVKKDFGELSVLKDINLTIEKGEVVCIIGPSGSGKSTFLRCLNHLEKLTSGKIYIDDELVFHRENDKSVVKTEKEKLVEIRTKIGMVFQRFNLFPHKTVLENVTLSPMVVKKVGKEEIEKKAYELLDMVGLRDKADEYPNRLSGGQQQRVAIARALAMDPEIMLFDEATSALDPELVGEVLEVMKNLAKKHSMTMIVVTHEMGFAKEVADRVIFMADGVVVEEGPARELIDNPKHERTKKFLNKVL
- a CDS encoding ATP-dependent metallopeptidase FtsH/Yme1/Tma family protein gives rise to the protein MKNSYIKFMGNRPEDPAVIKSDINFTNVAGLDEIKEELLEISDFLTKPAKYKKFGAKIPSGVLLYGPPGTGKTLIAKALAGECGATFMYASGSEFIEKFVGIGASRIRALFDKARKKAPAIIFIDELDAIGVSRSTDNNSERDQTLNQFLIELDGFSENTGVVVMAATNRMDMLDSALLRPGRFDRHIYVGNPSSITRKEILNHHIQGKPVSKNLDIQKIVEKTNGLSGAHLANIVNESALMAIRKGRKVITNDEFDKAIIKTMAGLKNKSMILNNKEKRIVSFHEAGHALVSFILTGVLPDKVTIVPYGVSLGFVLTGSGEDNLILTKKELEEKICMLLAGRASEEIIFGEISTGAQNDIAKANELANSMVCEYGMSKYKNKTFDIKNDTIFKDEIDEEVTKILDSTYLKAKDIIKSNVEAINKLAKLLYKKEDLSSKDLEKIFDTALV
- a CDS encoding amino acid ABC transporter permease: MTSVQISKLAAGTVSTIELTLISIVLGMILALVIAFMSIGRNKILKGIAWIYTWVFRGTPLLLQIMVVYFAIPLMVKQMVGSPLNFEPFTAAIIALTLNTAAYTSEIFRAGIQSIDKGQMEAAKALGMTYSQAMFKVIIPQTVSRVIPPFANEFIMILKDTSLVSTIGMADLMRVSKQFAASGDWSYYFVAGGIYLVLTSVCIVLFQRLEKKTSRYI